GATGACCCACACTAACTAAATCCAACTGAGTAAATTGATGAGTGTGACTATGATCTTCTTCGTCGTTGCGATAAACCTTACCAATTGAAAATTGAGAAAATTCTTTATTAGCGTGTTTTTCAAGCATTCTCGCACTAATTCCGGTATTATGAGTTCTAAGTAGTAAATTTTTTTCAAGATATAAAGAATCTTGCATATCTCTAGCAGGATGCGATTGTGGAATATTTAATCGCTCAAAATTATATTCATCACTTTCCATTTCATTGCCTTGCGATTCAAAATAGCCGTTTGCTACTAATCAATCGCGAAAACGTTGACTAATAATGTTGATTGGATGAATTGCCCCTTCAAAATTAATAGGGGTTGCAAAATCTTCGAATTCTTTTTCTAAATTCTTTTCAATTTCTAAATTATTAATTTTTTCTTTTGCCAGTTCAAAAAAGTTTTCAGCATCTTCTTTTAATTTTTTAATTGCTTTACCAATTTCAGCTTTTTCCGATGGTTCGGCAATTTTTAATTTTTGAATTAAATTCATAAGTTCTTCAGACTTATTAAATTGATTTTTTATGATTTTTAAATCCTCAATATTTTTAATTTTATCTAAATCAAATTTCATGATTTACCCCTTTGTATTATTTTTAATTGAATTTCAATAATTTTTAATTTTTTCTTCATATCCATTGTCCTGAAATTCAAAGAATTTTGTCTTTACTAATTCATTTGGTAAATATGTTTGCTTAACATAATGATGTTTAAAATCGTGCGGATATTGATAGTCAATGCCGCGCCCTAGTTTTTTTGCCGATGCATAATTAGCATCCTTCAAATGGTTTGGTACTTCGTAAATTTTGCCTTCGTCAAGCGCGGAGGCAATTTTTTTGACGGCCAAATATGTAGAATTAGATTTGGGACTAATAGCAATATTAATTATAGCATTAGAAAGCGGCAAATAACCTTCAGGCATTCCTAATCTTTCAAAAGCATCAATTGCAGCCATAACTTGCGGACCAAGTTTTGGATTAGCAAGTCCAACATCTTCATATGTTGCGCACATTAGTCTTCGAAATAATCCATCAAAATCTCCTGATTTAATAATAATCATACCCCAATAAAGTGCGCCATCCGGATCAGATCCACGCAGTGATTTATGAAATGCACTTAAATAATCATAGTGATTATCGGATTTACTATCAGAAGCAAATTGGGTTGCCGGGATAATTTTCTTTATCTCGGCTAAAGTCGCAGGTCTTTTAGCAAAAATTGTAAAAATTAATTCCAGGTTATTAATGGCTACTCGAAAATCTCCATTAGCTTGTTCGGCAATAAATTTATAAATTTCGTTAGATAATTTTGGCATATTGTCTAGATTTTGAGCAATTTTTTTTAAATTTTCAATTAATGTAGTTATTGTTGGTTTTTTAAACTCGATAATTGATGCCCTAGAACGTAAAGCTGGATTAAGTTTGAAATAAGGATTTTCTGTTGTAGTGGCATATATTGTGATTAAATCATTTTCTAAATAGGGTAGCAAAATGTCTTGTTTATCTTTATTTAGTCGATGAATTTCATCAATAATTAGAATTTTATTAGTTTTAAGTTTATAAATTAATTCATCTTTATTGCCAACCGCAGCATTAAAATATTCAAATGAAACTTTTAAACCCTTTGCTAAAATATATGAAATAGTAGTTTTACCAGTTCCTGGTTTACCATAAAAAATAAATGATCGAAAATCATTTTTTTCAATAATGCTTTCAAATAAAAATCGTAAATTTTCATCACAAATAAAATTATCTAAATTGTCAGGACGAATTGCGTTGGCTAGGTTTGATTTCATAACTTAATATTATAAATTAATAGTTATTTTAAGGAGATTAATTGCGAAAAATATTTTCAAAAAAATCTTTTCTTTTTTAATAAAAAAAATAAGCAAAATAATTTTTACTCTTCTTGCTTATTTAAATTATTTTTTTCATTTCTATAGAAAATAATAGCAGCTACAATTCCTAAAATACGTGTTAAAAAAATTGATCCTAAAGAAAAAATAAAAGCAAATTTTCA
The sequence above is a segment of the [Mycoplasma] phocae genome. Coding sequences within it:
- a CDS encoding phenylalanine--tRNA ligase subunit alpha, which codes for MKFDLDKIKNIEDLKIIKNQFNKSEELMNLIQKLKIAEPSEKAEIGKAIKKLKEDAENFFELAKEKINNLEIEKNLEKEFEDFATPINFEGAIHPINIISQRFRDWLVANGYFESQGNEMESDEYNFERLNIPQSHPARDMQDSLYLEKNLLLRTHNTGISARMLEKHANKEFSQFSIGKVYRNDEEDHSHTHQFTQLDLVSVGHHSFGTLIYTLKSLLSYVLEEELEIRLRPSYFPFTEPSVEVDIFFNNRWIEVLGAGIVHENVLKMAGYSNDMTAIAAGIGIERIAMIKYGIEDIREFYINDKRFLKQFK
- a CDS encoding replication-associated recombination protein A; its protein translation is MKSNLANAIRPDNLDNFICDENLRFLFESIIEKNDFRSFIFYGKPGTGKTTISYILAKGLKVSFEYFNAAVGNKDELIYKLKTNKILIIDEIHRLNKDKQDILLPYLENDLITIYATTTENPYFKLNPALRSRASIIEFKKPTITTLIENLKKIAQNLDNMPKLSNEIYKFIAEQANGDFRVAINNLELIFTIFAKRPATLAEIKKIIPATQFASDSKSDNHYDYLSAFHKSLRGSDPDGALYWGMIIIKSGDFDGLFRRLMCATYEDVGLANPKLGPQVMAAIDAFERLGMPEGYLPLSNAIINIAISPKSNSTYLAVKKIASALDEGKIYEVPNHLKDANYASAKKLGRGIDYQYPHDFKHHYVKQTYLPNELVKTKFFEFQDNGYEEKIKNYWNSIKNNTKG